A window of the Chloroflexus sp. Y-396-1 genome harbors these coding sequences:
- a CDS encoding ECF transporter S component: MSHAIAPLATSSRLRKQLAASTSNLVLVFICLLGAIAFLYPFFLGRAETGFTAAHATTAPIVFALLGPGLLIVLIAELSAGRLNTRMVAVLGVLTGVVAVLRLPAGPGDSPTFFFLIILVGYTYGARFGFLLGALALLVSALLTGGVGPWLPFQMFVSGWMGMSAGLLGRLGKYLRAGGWVEIGFLSAFGYGWGFLFGGLMNLWFWPFAPPGELGWIPGSGLRETIQQYMTFYLVTSLAWDAVRAIGNAILIALLGRTVLKELRRFRDRFWFMVEDAPPS, from the coding sequence ATGTCTCACGCGATAGCACCGTTAGCGACCTCATCACGACTGCGCAAACAACTGGCAGCATCCACCAGCAATCTCGTTCTGGTCTTCATTTGTCTGCTTGGCGCGATTGCTTTTCTCTATCCCTTTTTCCTAGGACGGGCTGAAACCGGCTTTACGGCGGCGCATGCCACTACTGCTCCCATCGTCTTTGCCCTCCTTGGTCCAGGATTGCTGATCGTTTTGATCGCCGAACTCAGCGCTGGCCGGCTCAACACGCGCATGGTCGCCGTGCTTGGAGTGCTCACCGGGGTTGTCGCCGTCTTACGGCTACCGGCCGGACCGGGCGACTCACCGACCTTCTTTTTTCTCATTATTCTGGTCGGTTACACCTATGGAGCGCGTTTTGGGTTTCTGCTTGGCGCATTAGCCTTGCTCGTTTCGGCACTGTTGACCGGTGGTGTCGGTCCCTGGCTGCCATTTCAAATGTTTGTCAGTGGCTGGATGGGAATGAGCGCCGGTCTTCTAGGCCGATTGGGAAAGTATCTACGTGCGGGGGGATGGGTCGAAATTGGCTTCCTCAGTGCTTTTGGTTACGGTTGGGGATTCCTCTTCGGTGGTTTGATGAATCTCTGGTTCTGGCCATTTGCGCCGCCCGGTGAGTTAGGTTGGATACCCGGCAGCGGTCTGCGCGAGACAATTCAGCAGTATATGACCTTCTACCTCGTGACATCGCTGGCATGGGATGCGGTACGGGCCATCGGCAATGCAATCTTGATCGCGCTCTTGGGGCGTACAGTGCTCAAAGAATTACGTCGCTTTCGTGACCGCTTTTGGTTCATGGTCGAGGATGCACCTCCATCCTAA
- a CDS encoding DUF2089 domain-containing protein — protein MYPLLTRDPITGGELIVTRLESPDSGIVIEGRFSLGWIGRLTPEQLTFVELLVKNRGNIQRLAAELDIAYNTARARLDEIVALLGGTPEQEPRLDRRQILDRLAAREISVEEALRLLKGAEHEQRK, from the coding sequence ATGTATCCCTTACTCACCCGCGATCCCATTACCGGTGGCGAATTAATCGTTACCCGTCTCGAATCACCTGACAGCGGAATCGTGATTGAAGGACGCTTTAGCCTCGGCTGGATCGGTCGGCTTACCCCCGAACAACTAACCTTCGTCGAGCTACTTGTCAAGAATCGCGGCAATATTCAACGGCTCGCTGCCGAACTCGACATCGCCTACAACACTGCCCGTGCTCGTCTCGATGAGATTGTCGCGCTCTTGGGTGGTACTCCCGAACAGGAACCACGGCTTGATCGACGCCAGATTCTTGACCGCCTGGCCGCCCGTGAAATCTCGGTTGAGGAAGCCCTGCGTCTGCTAAAGGGAGCAGAACATGAACAGCGTAAATGA
- a CDS encoding DUF4097 family beta strand repeat-containing protein yields MKQQIPVDVPVTLIIQAVHGDLTIRGWSEPLLEWQCEDDRVTVHTQDTGLVLSPCQSDLTLKLPQSAEVHIATIHGDAHVTHLRRVSIDHISGDLTLRQITEQATIGVVNGDLTASAVAELTVTSDVQSDVTLTDVPVVRLTGVNGDLTGRGVLSLSLDQVAGDLDLTGLREQVQIRSVNGDVDLETSGFASASLEQVNGDLTIRGQAGHVQCLVVSGDIDTTEAQIDQLAVETVAGDVEIGSLATGRIATIGGDLKIRNITRELTIGTVGGDCTIEQSTGSVTLNTIGGDLWLRAAFTANTSLQAHVAGDATIVLPESPDVTVMAVVGGEISGIEGQPSLSGQTVEIRYGNGTASIHLHVGGDLMIKGADHPGSFNSMSAQLGKELSELGRELGRELSELGRSLAAELRSALSGHDPHAPERARAVAERFSEQAQRWRDTSGSEQVRVRINQREWRLDPERIERIKEQARQAAAAGLSSALEAVERALSRIQSPQSPAAPQPPQSPAAPQPPQPPARPPSPATGPTIQLRNPVSQTPLNDAEREQQRASILQMVAEGRISPVEGDLLLAALDDTDR; encoded by the coding sequence ATGAAACAGCAAATTCCCGTCGATGTACCGGTCACCCTCATCATTCAGGCTGTTCATGGTGATCTAACGATTCGTGGTTGGTCTGAGCCACTGCTCGAATGGCAATGTGAAGATGATCGGGTAACCGTACACACTCAGGACACCGGTCTGGTTTTGAGTCCATGCCAGAGTGATCTCACGCTCAAATTACCGCAGAGCGCCGAAGTTCACATTGCAACGATCCATGGCGACGCACATGTGACACATCTGCGGCGCGTGAGTATTGACCATATCAGTGGTGATCTCACGTTACGCCAGATTACCGAACAGGCAACCATCGGTGTTGTCAATGGTGATCTGACAGCTTCCGCCGTCGCTGAACTGACTGTCACGAGCGATGTTCAAAGTGATGTAACGCTAACCGACGTGCCGGTTGTCCGTCTGACAGGTGTGAACGGTGATCTGACCGGTCGTGGTGTTCTGAGTCTGTCGCTCGATCAGGTTGCCGGTGATCTCGATCTGACCGGTCTGCGTGAACAAGTGCAGATCAGGAGTGTGAACGGTGACGTTGATCTAGAGACTTCCGGTTTCGCCAGTGCATCCCTTGAGCAGGTGAACGGTGATCTGACAATTCGTGGGCAAGCTGGTCATGTACAGTGCCTGGTGGTAAGTGGCGATATTGATACGACGGAAGCCCAGATCGATCAGCTCGCTGTTGAGACGGTCGCTGGCGATGTTGAGATAGGGAGCCTAGCTACCGGTCGTATAGCAACGATCGGGGGTGATCTGAAGATCAGGAACATCACGAGGGAGTTGACAATCGGTACGGTTGGCGGTGATTGTACGATTGAACAGTCTACCGGTTCCGTTACGCTTAACACCATCGGTGGCGATCTCTGGTTGCGGGCCGCGTTCACAGCTAACACCTCCCTGCAAGCCCATGTCGCTGGCGATGCAACCATTGTTCTTCCCGAATCGCCAGATGTTACAGTGATGGCCGTTGTCGGTGGTGAAATTAGCGGTATCGAAGGGCAACCATCGTTGTCTGGCCAAACGGTTGAAATACGCTATGGGAATGGTACGGCTAGCATCCATCTGCACGTTGGAGGCGATCTGATGATAAAAGGCGCCGACCATCCGGGTTCGTTCAACAGTATGAGCGCACAATTAGGAAAAGAATTGAGCGAACTAGGCCGCGAATTGGGGCGCGAACTGAGCGAATTGGGGCGATCATTAGCAGCCGAACTCCGTAGTGCGTTATCCGGGCACGATCCTCATGCCCCTGAACGAGCCCGTGCTGTGGCCGAACGCTTCTCTGAACAGGCACAGCGCTGGCGCGATACTTCTGGTTCTGAACAAGTAAGGGTGCGGATTAATCAGCGTGAATGGCGACTCGATCCCGAACGAATTGAGCGTATCAAAGAGCAGGCCCGTCAGGCAGCGGCTGCCGGTCTGAGTAGCGCTCTCGAAGCAGTCGAACGGGCACTGAGCCGGATTCAGTCGCCCCAATCACCAGCAGCTCCGCAGCCGCCCCAATCGCCAGCAGCTCCACAACCACCTCAACCGCCGGCGCGACCGCCATCACCGGCGACCGGCCCAACTATTCAGCTTCGCAATCCGGTCTCTCAAACACCGCTCAACGATGCTGAACGTGAACAGCAGCGCGCTTCAATCTTGCAAATGGTCGCCGAAGGGCGTATCTCACCAGTAGAAGGCGACCTGCTGCTAGCTGCCCTCGATGACACCGATAGGTGA
- a CDS encoding alpha/beta fold hydrolase: protein MQITLPSGVRLRYDDEGTGRPVILLHAFPLSAALWRVQLTSLRDRMRMIAPDLRGFGGSGGNPPAQSLDDYASDVLELLDALGLDQVVLAGLSMGGYIAFALLRRAPERISGLLLADTRATADSDEVRATRAANAELVLREGSAALAERVLPNLVAPQASEALRAELLQIASANPPEGIAAALHAMAKRPDSTSLLANIRVPTTVVVGAEDVLTPPAEARTMHEAIPESRFVVIPAAGHLSAIERPAEFNLALVELVMKVDALQQQ, encoded by the coding sequence ATGCAGATAACCCTCCCAAGCGGTGTACGTCTACGCTACGATGATGAAGGAACTGGACGACCGGTCATCTTGTTACATGCGTTCCCATTAAGTGCAGCGTTATGGCGCGTCCAGTTAACGAGTCTGCGTGATCGGATGCGAATGATTGCCCCCGATCTACGCGGTTTTGGTGGTTCAGGAGGAAATCCACCTGCTCAGTCGCTTGATGACTACGCATCTGATGTGCTGGAGCTGCTCGATGCGCTAGGTCTTGACCAAGTTGTGCTGGCCGGGTTATCGATGGGCGGGTACATTGCCTTTGCCCTGTTGCGACGGGCACCAGAACGGATCAGTGGTCTGTTACTAGCCGATACGCGCGCTACTGCCGATAGTGATGAGGTACGTGCGACGCGGGCAGCTAATGCCGAGCTTGTGTTACGCGAAGGGAGTGCGGCGCTCGCCGAGCGGGTATTGCCCAATCTGGTCGCACCACAAGCAAGTGAAGCACTCCGGGCTGAGCTGTTACAGATCGCATCAGCCAATCCACCGGAAGGGATTGCGGCTGCGCTTCACGCTATGGCCAAACGCCCTGACTCGACCTCATTACTTGCCAATATTCGTGTGCCAACAACCGTGGTGGTCGGCGCCGAAGATGTGCTCACGCCTCCTGCTGAGGCGCGCACGATGCATGAAGCAATTCCAGAGAGCCGCTTCGTTGTTATCCCGGCAGCAGGTCACCTTAGTGCTATTGAACGACCGGCTGAATTCAATCTGGCGCTGGTTGAGCTGGTCATGAAGGTTGATGCGCTACAGCAACAGTAG
- a CDS encoding DUF4388 domain-containing protein — protein sequence MALHGSLQQVPLRELIDLAVYSALSGSLDIDGERSGRIYFSNGQIYHVECDGQIGIEALGMLLNVQQGMFNVTSGARSDQQSVWGDAETLLRNAERTALRWRRLWHQVTSLELVPVLTVPREVALQKTNVALHLLLEVIDGRKRLSDIARELRWSAIDVVEGIAQLVAQQVVRLESVATERGEHKPELQPKQQSTVVPSLDRLLSILRS from the coding sequence ATGGCATTACACGGATCATTGCAGCAAGTACCATTGCGCGAATTGATTGACCTGGCCGTATATAGTGCGCTATCTGGCTCGCTTGATATCGATGGTGAACGATCAGGACGGATTTATTTTTCCAATGGGCAGATATATCACGTTGAATGTGACGGACAAATCGGGATTGAAGCGTTGGGTATGTTGCTTAATGTCCAGCAGGGAATGTTTAATGTTACCAGTGGCGCTCGCAGCGATCAGCAATCGGTATGGGGCGATGCAGAGACATTGTTGCGTAACGCTGAGCGCACAGCCCTGCGCTGGCGACGCTTATGGCATCAGGTAACTTCACTGGAACTGGTTCCGGTGTTGACTGTACCTCGTGAGGTGGCATTACAGAAGACGAACGTGGCGTTACATCTCTTACTTGAGGTGATAGATGGACGTAAACGGCTGAGCGATATTGCCCGTGAACTGCGGTGGTCAGCGATAGATGTGGTTGAAGGTATTGCACAGTTGGTTGCACAACAGGTTGTTCGTCTTGAATCGGTCGCAACAGAACGAGGAGAGCATAAGCCAGAATTGCAACCGAAGCAACAATCGACGGTTGTACCATCGCTCGACCGGCTCCTTTCAATCCTGCGTTCGTGA
- a CDS encoding COX15/CtaA family protein, which produces MEPRHRTFVTFAWLNVGYNLLVIMWGAFVRATGSGAGCGDHWPLCDGQVIPRAPDVAQLIEFSHRVTSGIALLLTIVLLVWALRLFAAGHPARRAAIAAMVLMIVESLIGAALVLFRLVAHDASMTRALSLGLHLINTFLLIGAMALTAWYAGGKPAPDLRGKGGLMAMLIAALIGTALVGSSGAVTALGDTLLQLGVLPGGVSQPINRDSHPLVLMRIIHPVLGTLVGLAMISLAQRAMRYDPSPTTRRLAWATATIFVGQIFLGALNVMLKAPVWMQLIHLLFADLAWLALVLLSATLLARPSDARIAHSVSASTPVRSV; this is translated from the coding sequence ATGGAACCCCGGCACCGCACCTTTGTTACCTTTGCCTGGCTGAATGTCGGGTACAACCTGTTGGTTATCATGTGGGGCGCATTTGTCCGTGCCACCGGTTCTGGCGCCGGTTGTGGTGATCACTGGCCGTTATGTGACGGGCAGGTTATCCCTCGTGCGCCTGATGTAGCGCAGCTTATTGAGTTTTCGCATCGCGTCACCAGTGGCATTGCACTGCTCTTAACGATTGTTCTGTTGGTTTGGGCCTTACGATTGTTTGCTGCCGGTCATCCGGCCCGGCGGGCTGCGATTGCCGCGATGGTGCTCATGATAGTTGAATCTCTGATCGGTGCAGCCCTAGTCTTGTTCCGCCTAGTAGCTCACGATGCCTCAATGACTCGCGCTCTATCGTTAGGCTTACATTTGATCAATACATTCCTACTTATCGGTGCAATGGCGCTTACCGCCTGGTATGCTGGTGGCAAACCGGCGCCCGATCTACGAGGCAAAGGTGGATTGATGGCCATGCTTATTGCAGCATTGATTGGCACGGCGTTGGTTGGTTCGAGCGGTGCAGTGACAGCGCTGGGCGATACTCTCTTGCAATTGGGTGTCTTACCCGGCGGGGTCTCGCAGCCGATCAATCGTGATAGCCATCCACTGGTGTTAATGCGCATTATCCATCCGGTGCTGGGCACACTGGTTGGATTAGCAATGATTTCATTGGCGCAACGGGCTATGCGTTACGATCCCTCACCGACAACCCGTCGACTGGCATGGGCAACTGCGACAATCTTTGTCGGCCAAATCTTTTTGGGCGCGTTGAATGTCATGCTTAAGGCACCGGTCTGGATGCAACTGATTCACCTGCTCTTCGCCGATCTGGCATGGCTGGCCCTGGTCTTGTTGAGCGCAACGCTGTTAGCCCGACCGAGTGATGCGCGGATCGCGCATTCGGTATCGGCTTCTACGCCAGTTCGTTCGGTATAG
- a CDS encoding M20/M25/M40 family metallo-hydrolase, protein MTVHAPPSTEQLVQTLRHLCRRPSTSGQIEELHDTAEFIALFTRQLGMHVRIAATGMAPVVIARRAGRRPQTILLYHHFDTPPTGPWRYWSHEPFDLAERDDKLFGRGVAGGKGALAAHLTALQTILQREGELPCGVTMVIEGAAMIGSAGLAEALRAHDDLLQCDAILASMGDRDATGAPICTSGSKGWIRLRLTAHGPAYPLPPGLAASVVNPLWRLIWAVASLKGDDEDVRIEGFYDAVEGPSRADNAVIRQLQLDSAARRRAWQIDQFLFGIDGAALSRSEVTLPTCNVSRLTVEPAGDTPAIPAQASALLDIQLVPHQQPDTIVTLIQQHLHDKGFADITLERLPGGYPPLVTATDNPFVTRVATVGATVFERPLSVVPAGPYTVPFSLLVGQHPIPTASIGFTPTVSALFAPDEYIPLADLIRHSRLLIEVLDRWWS, encoded by the coding sequence GTGACTGTACACGCACCACCATCAACTGAACAGCTTGTACAAACTTTACGGCACCTCTGCCGGCGACCATCGACCAGTGGTCAGATCGAAGAGTTGCACGATACGGCTGAATTTATCGCGCTCTTCACCCGACAGCTTGGGATGCACGTGCGCATCGCGGCGACTGGGATGGCGCCAGTAGTGATTGCCCGTCGTGCGGGACGGCGTCCACAGACGATCTTACTGTATCACCATTTTGATACACCGCCGACCGGCCCATGGCGTTACTGGTCGCACGAACCCTTTGATCTTGCCGAGCGTGACGATAAGCTGTTCGGACGAGGCGTGGCAGGTGGCAAAGGTGCGCTGGCAGCTCACCTTACGGCATTACAAACCATTTTGCAACGCGAAGGTGAATTACCGTGTGGTGTCACCATGGTTATCGAAGGTGCTGCCATGATCGGTAGCGCTGGTTTAGCGGAAGCATTACGAGCGCACGACGATCTCTTGCAATGTGATGCGATCCTGGCCAGTATGGGTGATCGTGATGCCACCGGCGCCCCTATTTGTACCAGTGGCAGTAAGGGATGGATTCGCCTACGTTTGACCGCTCACGGTCCGGCTTACCCCTTACCTCCCGGCCTGGCAGCTAGTGTTGTCAATCCACTCTGGCGTTTGATCTGGGCTGTGGCTTCGCTGAAAGGTGACGACGAAGATGTGCGGATCGAAGGTTTCTACGATGCCGTCGAAGGCCCATCGCGTGCCGATAATGCGGTCATTCGTCAGTTGCAATTGGACTCCGCTGCTCGCCGTCGGGCCTGGCAGATCGACCAATTTCTCTTCGGTATCGACGGTGCGGCACTGAGTCGTTCGGAAGTTACCCTTCCCACCTGTAATGTGAGCAGATTGACCGTTGAACCCGCTGGTGATACACCGGCAATACCGGCGCAGGCTAGTGCATTACTCGATATCCAGTTAGTACCGCACCAACAACCTGATACAATCGTGACCTTGATCCAGCAACACCTTCACGATAAAGGGTTTGCTGATATTACCCTCGAACGCTTGCCCGGTGGATACCCACCGCTGGTCACGGCGACTGATAATCCCTTCGTGACCCGTGTTGCTACTGTCGGTGCGACGGTGTTTGAACGTCCGCTGTCAGTGGTACCGGCTGGTCCGTATACGGTGCCGTTCAGCTTGCTGGTCGGGCAGCATCCCATCCCCACGGCAAGTATTGGTTTTACGCCAACGGTAAGTGCGCTCTTTGCCCCCGATGAATACATTCCTCTTGCAGACCTCATCCGGCATAGCCGATTGCTGATCGAGGTTCTTGACCGTTGGTGGAGCTAG
- a CDS encoding extracellular solute-binding protein, whose protein sequence is MVVYSGRSEKLVAPLFTQFTEVTGIQVEVRYGDTAELAATILEEGPNSPADLFFAQDAGALGALAAAEMLTLLPSTLPEQVEPRFRSADGLWIGISGRDRLVVYNTNKLTEADLPRSITGFVDPRWQGRVGWAPTNGSFQAFVTAMRVQLGEEATKAWLEGMIANDVKTYERNAAIVQAVADGEIDVGFVNHYYLSDAEPIG, encoded by the coding sequence ATTGTTGTCTATTCGGGTCGCTCTGAAAAGCTCGTTGCTCCACTCTTTACTCAGTTTACCGAGGTAACCGGTATTCAGGTTGAAGTGCGTTACGGTGACACTGCGGAACTGGCGGCCACTATTCTGGAAGAAGGCCCGAATAGCCCAGCCGATCTTTTCTTTGCTCAGGATGCTGGGGCGTTAGGGGCATTGGCAGCCGCAGAGATGCTGACTTTACTACCCTCCACTCTTCCTGAACAGGTTGAACCTCGTTTTCGCTCAGCGGATGGCTTGTGGATTGGCATTAGTGGCCGGGACCGGCTTGTCGTCTACAACACCAACAAGCTTACCGAGGCCGATTTGCCGCGCTCAATCACCGGCTTTGTCGATCCGAGGTGGCAGGGGCGTGTTGGGTGGGCGCCCACCAATGGTTCCTTCCAAGCCTTTGTGACCGCAATGCGCGTTCAGTTGGGTGAAGAGGCGACTAAAGCCTGGCTCGAAGGGATGATTGCCAACGATGTGAAGACCTATGAACGCAATGCTGCCATCGTACAGGCAGTGGCTGATGGTGAAATTGATGTAGGCTTCGTGAACCATTACTATCTATCAGATGCAGAGCCAATCGGGTAA
- a CDS encoding extracellular solute-binding protein, translating to MQSQSGNALAAANYYPADGDVGALINIAGVGILKTAKNSSAAQRLIEYMLSTEGQRYFAEQTYEYPLSGGVQPDPRLKPLSEIKTPDIDLNQLRDLQGTLQLLREVGAL from the coding sequence ATGCAGAGCCAATCGGGTAATGCATTAGCCGCTGCAAATTACTATCCGGCTGATGGTGATGTTGGTGCACTGATTAATATTGCCGGTGTTGGTATTCTCAAGACGGCAAAGAATTCTTCGGCTGCCCAACGGCTGATCGAATATATGCTATCGACCGAGGGTCAGCGCTATTTTGCCGAACAGACGTATGAATATCCCCTATCCGGTGGGGTCCAACCTGATCCACGCCTCAAGCCGTTGTCAGAGATTAAGACCCCTGACATCGATCTGAATCAGTTGCGCGATCTGCAGGGGACATTGCAACTACTACGGGAAGTTGGTGCGCTGTGA
- a CDS encoding iron ABC transporter permease, with protein MLAPFGVERLPPIYGFGGAVLALTLSSYPYVLLSVRAALQRCDPAVEDAARSMGDTPWQVLWRILIPQVRPAIAIGALLAALYSLSDFGAVSLLQFETFTRSIYVQYRGSFDRSGAALLSLVLIGLTLGLIGLEQMISGRPSLSRTTCAVARPRRLADIGLWRWPAAGYAAVVTMLGVGMPVIALGYWLIRGLLNGQTLDTLWRPVMNSLIAAGGAAGVTVLAALPLAVLAARFPSRLSRMLDAAAYTGYTLPGIVVALALVFFGANYVPWLYQTLPMLMFGLAVRFLPQAVGSLRTTLQQINPRVEEAARSLGRKPLTVFAGVTLPLMLPGVFSAAALVFLTSIKELPTTLLLSPTGFPTLATVIWSATTEAMFTQAAAPALVLLAISATAMTVMLMHERVDH; from the coding sequence GTGCTGGCGCCGTTTGGCGTTGAGCGGTTACCACCGATCTATGGGTTTGGTGGCGCTGTACTAGCGCTTACGCTCAGCAGTTATCCATACGTGTTGCTCAGTGTGCGGGCTGCCCTGCAACGGTGTGATCCGGCAGTTGAGGACGCAGCCCGTAGTATGGGCGATACCCCCTGGCAGGTGTTATGGCGCATCCTGATCCCCCAGGTACGTCCGGCTATCGCCATTGGCGCCTTGCTAGCCGCGCTCTACAGTCTGAGTGACTTTGGCGCTGTATCACTCTTGCAGTTTGAAACGTTTACCCGTTCAATTTATGTTCAGTACCGAGGATCATTTGATCGCAGCGGCGCAGCTTTACTCTCGCTCGTATTAATCGGGTTGACGTTAGGGCTGATTGGGCTTGAACAGATGATCAGCGGGCGGCCAAGTCTGAGCCGCACGACCTGCGCAGTTGCGCGGCCACGTCGGTTGGCCGATATTGGGTTGTGGCGCTGGCCAGCAGCAGGTTATGCCGCTGTTGTGACAATGCTCGGTGTTGGGATGCCGGTCATTGCGCTTGGGTATTGGCTGATCAGAGGACTACTAAACGGTCAAACGCTCGATACCCTCTGGCGACCCGTCATGAATTCTTTGATCGCGGCTGGTGGCGCCGCAGGAGTGACGGTACTGGCGGCGCTGCCACTTGCTGTATTGGCTGCACGTTTCCCTTCCCGACTCAGCCGTATGCTTGATGCTGCGGCTTACACCGGTTACACTCTACCCGGCATTGTCGTGGCACTGGCACTGGTCTTCTTCGGCGCTAACTACGTTCCCTGGCTCTATCAGACTCTCCCAATGCTTATGTTTGGGTTAGCGGTGCGGTTTTTGCCGCAGGCGGTTGGCAGTTTACGCACAACCTTGCAGCAGATCAATCCACGGGTTGAGGAAGCTGCCCGCTCATTGGGGCGCAAACCGCTTACCGTTTTTGCAGGGGTTACGTTGCCGCTCATGCTTCCCGGTGTCTTCTCTGCCGCAGCCCTTGTTTTTCTAACCTCGATCAAAGAGCTACCAACCACCCTTCTTTTAAGTCCGACCGGTTTTCCAACTCTGGCAACGGTGATCTGGAGTGCCACCACGGAAGCGATGTTTACGCAGGCAGCCGCACCAGCATTGGTGCTGTTAGCGATATCGGCTACGGCGATGACGGTAATGCTGATGCACGAACGAGTTGATCACTAG
- a CDS encoding STAS domain-containing protein — MKTDLVDDVLIINLPARLDAAGIAAIEHELAETVNQHRGKVLADMSEVNFVASLALRMLLTNLRSVQSYGGDLRLCHLQPQIAEIFRKSRFDTLFKIYPDRESALAAYRNH; from the coding sequence GTGAAAACCGATCTCGTAGATGATGTCCTCATCATTAATTTGCCGGCTCGCCTTGATGCGGCTGGTATCGCGGCAATCGAACATGAATTGGCCGAAACAGTGAATCAGCATCGCGGTAAGGTGCTGGCCGATATGAGTGAAGTTAACTTTGTGGCGAGTCTGGCCTTGCGGATGTTATTGACGAACCTGCGTTCTGTACAATCCTACGGTGGTGATCTCCGTCTGTGTCATTTGCAACCGCAAATTGCCGAAATCTTTCGTAAAAGCCGGTTTGATACGCTGTTCAAGATTTATCCCGACCGCGAATCTGCGTTAGCGGCGTATCGTAATCACTAG